In Gallaecimonas pentaromativorans, the following are encoded in one genomic region:
- the mgtE gene encoding magnesium transporter, with translation MAEDKSPPAFEQISTLLARGKFVRARELLHAMDPADVAHLLESSPSKARLSLWQLVDPDQEGDILDELSEDVQRGILKLMDADKVAAATEGMETDDLAYVLRGLPDEVYRKVLKAMDAQDRSRLEQVLSYADDTAGAIMNTDTITLRPDVTVDVVMRYLRRKGELPKGTDSLYVVNKADKLVGEVPLSVLVTASPTDKVKEVMDHEPEPVHYNMPETEVAQLFARYDWYSAPVVDDEGHLLGRITVDDVVDIIREDASHSMMSMAGLDDEEDTFAPVLKSTQKRTIWLGINLLTALAAAAVSNLFEDTLAKLATLAVLMTIVPSMGGIAGSQTLTLVIRGMALGHIGTQNSRFLFTKEMAIGLLNGLIWAGLIALIVGLWKQDWELSGIIAFAMGINLIAAAAAGVTVPLVMKKFSIDPALAGGVVLTTVTDVVGLFAFLGSATLLMT, from the coding sequence ATGGCCGAAGATAAGTCCCCGCCCGCCTTTGAACAGATCAGTACCCTGCTGGCCAGGGGAAAGTTCGTGCGCGCCCGGGAACTGCTTCACGCCATGGACCCGGCCGACGTCGCCCACCTTTTGGAATCCAGCCCCTCCAAGGCCCGTTTGTCGCTGTGGCAGCTGGTAGACCCGGATCAGGAAGGGGACATCCTCGACGAGCTGTCTGAAGACGTGCAGCGCGGCATCCTCAAATTGATGGATGCCGACAAGGTGGCTGCCGCCACCGAGGGCATGGAAACCGACGATCTGGCCTACGTGCTGCGCGGCCTGCCCGACGAGGTGTACCGCAAGGTACTTAAGGCCATGGACGCCCAAGACCGCTCCCGCTTAGAGCAGGTGCTGTCCTACGCCGACGACACCGCCGGCGCTATCATGAACACCGACACCATCACCCTGCGCCCAGATGTCACAGTCGACGTGGTGATGCGTTACCTGCGCCGCAAAGGCGAGCTGCCCAAGGGCACCGACAGCCTTTATGTGGTGAACAAGGCCGACAAACTGGTGGGCGAAGTGCCGCTGTCGGTGCTGGTTACCGCCAGCCCCACCGACAAGGTCAAAGAAGTGATGGACCACGAGCCGGAGCCGGTGCATTACAACATGCCCGAGACCGAGGTGGCCCAGCTCTTTGCCCGTTACGACTGGTACTCGGCGCCGGTGGTGGACGACGAAGGCCATCTTTTGGGCCGGATCACCGTCGATGACGTGGTAGACATCATCCGCGAAGACGCCAGCCACTCGATGATGAGCATGGCCGGTCTCGATGACGAAGAAGACACCTTCGCGCCGGTGCTCAAATCCACCCAAAAGCGCACCATCTGGCTGGGTATCAACCTGCTCACCGCCCTGGCAGCGGCGGCGGTATCCAACCTCTTTGAAGACACCCTGGCCAAGCTCGCCACCCTGGCGGTGCTGATGACCATAGTGCCGTCCATGGGTGGCATTGCTGGTTCGCAAACCCTGACTCTGGTTATTCGCGGCATGGCCCTTGGCCATATCGGCACCCAGAACTCGCGGTTCCTGTTTACCAAGGAAATGGCCATCGGGCTTTTGAACGGCCTTATTTGGGCAGGCCTTATCGCCCTTATTGTCGGGCTGTGGAAGCAGGATTGGGAGCTGTCGGGGATCATCGCCTTTGCCATGGGCATCAACCTCATTGCCGCCGCCGCAGCCGGGGTTACGGTGCCGCTGGTGATGAAGAAATTCAGTATCGACCCGGCCCTTGCCGGTGGCGTGGTGCTGACCACCGTCACCGATGTGGTGGGGCTCTTTGCCTTTCTGGGCTCGGCGACCCTGCTGATGACATAA
- the yjgA gene encoding ribosome biogenesis factor YjgA: protein MQPKDDDEEIIYISKSELKREANEAADLGKELMELAPAQLDKIPLDDDLRAAITLANKIRNKHEGFRRQRQFVAKLVRQADPEPIIEALNKIKNLHAQETVKLHLAEQWRERFMSQGNDAVQAFIDQYPGIDIQRLRQTLRLALKEKAANKPPKYYRELFQIVKEQITDQ from the coding sequence ATGCAACCCAAAGACGACGACGAAGAAATCATTTACATCAGCAAGTCCGAGCTCAAACGCGAAGCCAACGAGGCCGCGGATCTGGGCAAGGAGCTGATGGAGCTCGCCCCCGCCCAACTGGACAAAATCCCCCTGGACGATGACCTGCGCGCCGCCATCACCCTGGCCAACAAAATACGCAACAAGCACGAAGGCTTTCGCCGCCAGCGCCAGTTTGTGGCCAAGCTGGTGCGCCAAGCCGACCCGGAGCCTATTATCGAGGCTCTGAATAAAATCAAGAACCTGCACGCCCAGGAGACGGTAAAGCTGCATCTGGCCGAGCAATGGCGCGAGCGCTTCATGAGCCAGGGTAACGACGCGGTACAGGCTTTTATCGACCAGTACCCTGGGATAGACATCCAGCGTCTTCGCCAGACGCTACGGCTGGCATTAAAAGAAAAGGCCGCCAACAAGCCGCCCAAGTACTACCGTGAGCTGTTCCAGATAGTCAAAGAACAAATCACCGACCAATAA
- a CDS encoding VOC family protein, with amino-acid sequence MNIDHLDHLVLTVADIDASCAFYQDILGFEVVTFGQGRKALAFGNQKINLHQVGREFEPKALNPTAGAGDLCFIATTSIAEVVAELNAKGVAIAEGPVPRTGATGPILSVYIRDPDQNLIEIANLAP; translated from the coding sequence ATGAACATAGACCATCTTGACCACCTAGTACTGACCGTGGCCGACATCGACGCCAGCTGCGCCTTTTATCAGGACATTCTCGGCTTTGAGGTGGTGACCTTTGGCCAGGGGCGAAAGGCGCTGGCTTTTGGCAACCAGAAGATAAACCTGCACCAGGTGGGCCGCGAGTTCGAGCCCAAGGCCCTTAACCCTACTGCCGGTGCCGGCGATCTGTGTTTTATCGCCACCACTTCGATTGCTGAGGTGGTGGCCGAGCTTAATGCCAAGGGCGTTGCCATTGCAGAAGGCCCGGTGCCCCGCACCGGCGCCACCGGCCCCATTCTCTCGGTTTATATCCGCGACCCAGACCAGAACCTCATCGAGATTGCCAACCTGGCCCCATAA
- a CDS encoding ABC transporter permease, giving the protein MFFAIAYGFRQWKAHLAQYLLLLVGFTLFAMLLSINLATAPSLFSAVPQWVTNTSSQYVTIGLQSPKDTLLGVGSEVLDQAAKAPGILNMVKVGQTPGAFRIDDKSFKEDIGFVDADFFSTLGIQGIDVKAADFDNQAYVSRAFERQWGQGSLLGKTLIAKASGKGLHIAGYIPDAIAADKKIGGAVWVSANNLAAFFEIGLPPTLPAEQIALIKKQLVAKVPFYYGVAVVKSGFEPADLQRLLNDEDAQKQEGDVSFSSNLDNMKKYVLPGVNFAPGEQSQMRKQWWVILVLSLMFGLINVLNLLSHGINQFLRRQGEFATRIAVGANAQQLARQVFLEQLPLLVPALLLGWLAAAGLALYSNAHALWPLPVSFGATVLALVVATLVAATAVAISTSLPLLALLRKSQFSRSKSQDASPAQRQLSRLNLGAQLCFAGLSLLLAFAMLHTQWQVHQQEQFGVGLDTFKLDASDGNDAAHPLNVPSLLVMAERGDVAITKGGFVSPISFPSKTAVAAADFKKDSPNINTLAVSGSFFSVIKAKMLAGGEPNRQGVVLNASAAQILGLPLDESSIGKTLFMEKGDTLGFEKNQAIHVDGIIDDLPHLGVLNKHQPMIYGLLDNLDKADALSFIVQREVEPALVQQLKRFNQDNGELWTLTPTGSVKEALAKLNVAMDNMVLLAMVLGGLVSLLSISSLYNQLEAQLRMRKRKFGVMLAVGARFHHLLGLLSLELLAVAMAAFVVVAALVWRLNDRLALSLNADLASLDVVALTLVLLLAVLAFCCLWALRRSLKRPIRELL; this is encoded by the coding sequence ATGTTTTTTGCAATCGCTTATGGCTTTCGCCAGTGGAAAGCCCACCTTGCCCAGTACCTGCTGCTCTTAGTGGGTTTTACTCTTTTTGCCATGCTGCTCAGTATCAACCTGGCCACCGCACCGTCACTGTTTAGTGCCGTGCCCCAGTGGGTGACCAATACCAGTTCGCAGTATGTGACCATCGGCCTTCAGAGCCCCAAGGACACCCTGCTGGGGGTCGGCAGCGAAGTGCTGGACCAGGCAGCCAAGGCGCCGGGGATCCTCAACATGGTCAAAGTCGGGCAGACTCCCGGCGCTTTTCGCATCGACGATAAGAGTTTTAAAGAAGATATCGGCTTTGTTGACGCCGATTTCTTTAGCACCCTTGGCATCCAAGGCATTGACGTAAAAGCGGCAGACTTTGATAACCAGGCTTATGTCAGCCGCGCCTTTGAGCGCCAGTGGGGGCAGGGTAGCCTGCTGGGCAAAACCCTTATCGCTAAAGCGTCGGGCAAGGGGCTGCACATTGCCGGTTACATTCCCGATGCCATCGCCGCCGATAAAAAAATCGGTGGCGCGGTCTGGGTGTCGGCCAATAACCTGGCCGCGTTTTTCGAGATAGGGTTGCCTCCAACCTTACCGGCTGAGCAAATCGCTCTGATTAAAAAGCAGCTGGTTGCCAAGGTGCCGTTCTACTACGGGGTGGCGGTGGTAAAGAGCGGGTTTGAGCCGGCCGATTTGCAGCGTCTTCTTAATGATGAAGACGCGCAAAAGCAGGAAGGAGACGTCAGCTTCTCCTCCAACCTCGACAACATGAAGAAATACGTGCTGCCTGGGGTGAACTTTGCTCCTGGCGAGCAAAGCCAGATGCGCAAGCAGTGGTGGGTGATCCTGGTACTGAGCCTGATGTTCGGCCTTATCAACGTGCTGAACCTGTTAAGCCACGGCATTAACCAGTTTTTGCGGCGCCAAGGGGAGTTTGCTACCCGCATTGCGGTGGGCGCCAACGCCCAGCAACTGGCTCGGCAAGTGTTTTTAGAGCAGTTGCCGCTGTTGGTGCCAGCCTTGCTGCTGGGCTGGCTAGCGGCGGCGGGCCTGGCGCTTTATAGCAATGCCCATGCACTGTGGCCGCTGCCGGTGAGCTTTGGTGCCACGGTGCTGGCGCTGGTGGTCGCCACCTTGGTGGCGGCCACGGCCGTTGCCATCAGTACCAGCCTGCCGTTGCTGGCCCTATTGCGAAAAAGCCAGTTCAGCCGCAGTAAAAGTCAGGATGCCAGCCCGGCCCAGCGCCAGCTGAGCCGCCTTAACCTGGGGGCGCAGCTGTGCTTTGCCGGACTGTCTCTGCTGCTGGCCTTTGCCATGCTCCATACCCAGTGGCAAGTACACCAGCAAGAGCAGTTCGGGGTGGGGCTCGATACCTTTAAGCTTGACGCCAGTGACGGCAACGATGCCGCTCACCCCTTGAATGTGCCGTCGCTGCTGGTGATGGCCGAGCGCGGTGACGTTGCCATCACCAAAGGCGGCTTTGTGTCGCCCATCAGTTTTCCGTCCAAAACCGCCGTCGCGGCAGCGGATTTTAAAAAGGACAGCCCCAACATCAACACCCTGGCGGTGTCGGGCAGTTTCTTTTCCGTTATCAAGGCCAAGATGCTGGCCGGTGGCGAGCCTAATCGTCAGGGCGTGGTGCTGAACGCCTCGGCGGCGCAGATCCTGGGCTTGCCCTTGGATGAAAGCAGCATCGGCAAGACCCTTTTCATGGAAAAGGGCGACACCCTGGGTTTTGAGAAAAACCAGGCGATTCATGTTGATGGCATCATCGATGACTTGCCGCATTTGGGTGTGCTCAATAAACACCAGCCGATGATCTACGGCTTGCTCGATAACCTCGACAAGGCCGACGCGCTGAGCTTTATCGTGCAGCGGGAGGTTGAGCCGGCTTTGGTGCAGCAGCTCAAGCGCTTTAACCAGGATAACGGTGAGCTGTGGACCCTGACCCCCACCGGCAGCGTCAAAGAGGCGCTGGCCAAACTCAACGTCGCTATGGACAACATGGTGCTGCTGGCCATGGTGCTAGGAGGGCTGGTCAGCCTGCTGAGCATTTCAAGCCTCTATAACCAGCTTGAAGCGCAGCTTCGGATGCGTAAACGCAAGTTTGGGGTGATGTTGGCGGTAGGTGCCCGGTTCCACCATTTGCTGGGGCTGCTAAGCCTGGAATTGCTGGCGGTAGCGATGGCGGCCTTTGTGGTAGTGGCGGCCCTGGTGTGGCGCCTCAATGACCGTTTGGCCCTGAGCCTTAACGCCGACCTTGCCAGCCTGGACGTGGTAGCGCTGACCTTGGTGCTACTGCTGGCGGTACTGGCCTTTTGTTGCCTTTGGGCGCTGCGGCGCTCATTAAAAAGGCCGATAAGAGAACTGCTGTAA
- the rapZ gene encoding RNase adapter RapZ: MNLVIVSGTSGAGKSVALKVLEDLGYYCVDNLPLNLLPALLETLKEDVRKVAVSIDIRNLPEAEEALAQELDWLPDNINRTVLYLDADQQVLLRRFSETRRLHPLSRHQNRSLEDALELERRRLMPLADIADLRIDTSDISIHQLADLVRERILGKKEGPLMLVFESFGFKHGLPKDADYVFDVRFLPNPHWIPELKPLTGKDQPVKDFFASEVEVARVVMQLDNLLESWLPQLERNNRAYVTVAVGCTGGQHRSVFIAEQLAERFESRGRDVQRKHRDMKG; the protein is encoded by the coding sequence ATGAACCTGGTTATCGTCAGCGGCACCTCGGGTGCAGGCAAGTCCGTTGCCCTCAAGGTACTTGAAGACCTGGGCTATTACTGCGTCGACAACCTGCCGCTGAACCTGCTGCCGGCCTTGCTGGAAACATTGAAAGAAGATGTGCGCAAGGTGGCGGTGAGCATTGATATCCGCAACCTGCCCGAGGCCGAAGAGGCACTGGCCCAGGAGCTGGACTGGCTACCGGACAACATCAACCGCACCGTGCTCTATCTCGATGCCGACCAGCAGGTGCTGCTGCGCCGCTTCTCCGAGACCCGCCGCCTGCATCCGTTGTCTCGCCACCAAAACCGCAGCCTGGAAGATGCCCTGGAGCTGGAACGCCGCCGCCTGATGCCGCTGGCAGACATTGCCGACCTTCGCATCGACACCTCGGATATTTCCATCCACCAGTTGGCCGACTTGGTGCGCGAGCGCATTTTGGGTAAAAAAGAAGGCCCCTTGATGCTGGTGTTCGAGTCCTTCGGCTTCAAACACGGCCTGCCCAAGGATGCCGACTACGTCTTTGACGTGCGCTTTTTACCCAATCCCCATTGGATCCCCGAGCTCAAGCCCCTGACCGGCAAAGACCAACCGGTGAAGGACTTCTTTGCCAGCGAAGTGGAAGTGGCGCGGGTGGTGATGCAGCTCGACAACCTCCTCGAAAGCTGGCTGCCGCAGCTGGAGCGCAACAACCGCGCTTATGTCACTGTGGCGGTGGGCTGCACCGGCGGCCAGCACCGCTCGGTGTTTATCGCCGAGCAGCTGGCGGAGCGCTTTGAAAGCCGGGGCCGGGACGTACAGCGCAAGCACCGGGACATGAAAGGCTGA
- the ptsN gene encoding PTS IIA-like nitrogen regulatory protein PtsN, with protein sequence MDLNNLLRPDAVVTLAPGLSKKRVLEVIGEIAARQCPQINAHAAFDAMLARERLGSTGIGNGIALPHGRMQDTDTVVAVVARLSQPIDFDAIDNQPVDLLFALLVPSDQCQAHLSTLAAIAKRLSDKDTLKRLRTASDDSEVYHILTGTDGAAA encoded by the coding sequence ATGGATCTGAATAATCTGCTTCGCCCGGACGCCGTGGTCACCCTGGCTCCGGGCTTGTCTAAAAAAAGGGTACTGGAAGTGATTGGCGAAATCGCTGCTCGCCAGTGCCCCCAGATCAACGCCCATGCGGCCTTTGATGCCATGTTGGCCCGGGAACGCTTGGGCTCAACCGGCATTGGCAATGGTATTGCCCTGCCCCATGGCCGCATGCAGGACACCGACACCGTGGTAGCAGTGGTGGCCAGGCTCAGCCAGCCCATCGACTTTGACGCCATCGACAACCAGCCGGTCGACCTGCTGTTTGCGCTGTTGGTGCCGAGCGACCAGTGCCAAGCCCACCTGTCTACCCTGGCCGCCATCGCCAAGAGGCTCTCCGACAAGGACACCCTCAAACGGCTGCGCACCGCCAGCGACGACAGCGAGGTTTACCACATCCTTACCGGCACCGACGGCGCGGCCGCATGA
- the pmbA gene encoding metalloprotease PmbA, whose product MSNIIQDMKAVEALVAQGLEHARKIGVSGAEMAISRQAGLSVSTRLGEVENIEFNKDGALGVTVYRGKAKGSASTSDLRVEAIREAVEAADRIAKLTSEDDANGMADADTLAFDYPDLDLYHPQDIDPEQAIALAQRCERAALDSDPRIVNSDGASFASHAGFKVYGNTHGMIGSYPSSRHSLSCVVIAKEGEQMERDYDYAIARRLGELDDAAQVGRNAAKNTLARLGAKKLGTMQVPVLFQADVATGLWGHLVSAISGGSLYRRSSFLLDSLGNQVLPDFVEILEDPHVKGALASTPFDSEGVRTVKRNIIESGVLQTYLLTSYSGRRLGMQTTGHAGGIHNWYVKGNGDDFDAMVKRLGRGLIVTELMGQGINMVTGDYSRGAGGFWVENGEIQYPVSEITIAGNLKDMFMGMQAIGSDTERRGGIYTGSVLIDRMTVAGD is encoded by the coding sequence GTGAGCAACATTATCCAGGATATGAAAGCGGTCGAAGCCCTGGTGGCCCAGGGCCTGGAACATGCCAGGAAAATCGGCGTCAGCGGCGCCGAAATGGCCATCAGCCGCCAAGCCGGGCTCAGTGTCTCTACCCGTCTTGGGGAAGTGGAGAACATCGAGTTCAACAAGGACGGCGCGCTGGGGGTCACGGTATACCGCGGCAAGGCCAAAGGCTCTGCCTCTACCTCCGACTTGCGGGTGGAGGCCATCCGTGAAGCAGTGGAAGCGGCCGACCGTATCGCCAAGCTCACCTCCGAGGACGACGCCAACGGCATGGCCGATGCCGACACCCTGGCCTTTGACTACCCCGACCTCGACCTCTACCACCCACAAGACATCGACCCCGAACAGGCCATTGCCCTGGCCCAGCGCTGCGAAAGAGCGGCCCTGGACAGCGACCCGCGTATCGTCAATTCCGATGGCGCCAGCTTTGCCAGTCACGCCGGCTTTAAGGTCTACGGCAACACCCACGGCATGATTGGCAGCTACCCGTCTAGCCGCCATAGTCTCTCTTGCGTGGTGATCGCCAAAGAAGGCGAGCAGATGGAGCGCGATTACGACTACGCCATCGCTCGCCGCCTGGGCGAGCTGGACGACGCCGCCCAAGTGGGCCGCAACGCCGCCAAAAACACCCTGGCGCGCCTTGGCGCCAAGAAGCTTGGCACCATGCAGGTGCCAGTATTGTTCCAGGCCGATGTAGCAACCGGCCTGTGGGGGCATTTGGTGTCTGCCATCAGCGGCGGCAGCTTGTACCGGCGCTCAAGCTTCTTGCTAGATAGCCTTGGCAACCAAGTCCTGCCTGATTTTGTTGAAATTTTGGAAGATCCCCACGTCAAAGGGGCGCTCGCTTCCACCCCCTTTGACAGCGAAGGGGTGCGCACCGTCAAGCGCAACATCATCGAAAGTGGGGTCTTGCAGACCTACCTGCTGACCAGCTACTCGGGCCGGCGTCTGGGCATGCAGACCACCGGCCACGCCGGCGGTATTCACAACTGGTATGTGAAAGGCAACGGCGACGATTTTGACGCCATGGTCAAACGCTTGGGCCGCGGCCTTATCGTCACCGAGCTTATGGGCCAGGGCATCAACATGGTGACCGGCGATTATTCCCGTGGCGCCGGTGGCTTTTGGGTGGAGAACGGCGAAATTCAGTATCCCGTCTCCGAAATCACCATCGCCGGCAACCTCAAGGACATGTTCATGGGGATGCAGGCCATCGGTTCGGACACCGAGCGCCGGGGCGGCATTTACACCGGCTCGGTGCTGATTGACCGGATGACGGTGGCAGGCGATTAA
- the hpf gene encoding ribosome hibernation promoting factor, which produces MQINLTGHHIEITEPLRNYVSDKFAKLERHFDHISNVHVVLNVEKIRQIAEAKLHVSGGEVHASSEHENMYAAIDGLIDKLDRQIIKHKEKLNQH; this is translated from the coding sequence ATGCAAATCAATCTCACTGGCCACCATATCGAGATCACCGAACCGCTGCGCAACTATGTCTCCGACAAGTTCGCCAAGCTGGAGAGGCACTTTGACCACATCAGCAATGTCCATGTGGTGCTGAATGTGGAGAAAATTCGGCAGATAGCCGAAGCCAAATTACACGTCAGTGGTGGCGAGGTTCACGCCTCCAGCGAGCATGAAAACATGTATGCCGCCATTGATGGCTTGATCGACAAGCTCGATCGGCAGATCATTAAGCACAAAGAAAAGCTCAACCAACACTAA
- a CDS encoding HPr family phosphocarrier protein, which translates to MSRLSRTLILKNKLGLHARAATQLVKLSQQFDASILLEAKGREANADSVLGLLLLEGHQGQPVTLHCEGPDAEAALNAASALIDAGFDEEQ; encoded by the coding sequence ATGAGCCGCTTAAGCCGCACCCTTATCCTTAAAAACAAGCTGGGGCTTCATGCCCGAGCTGCCACCCAGCTGGTCAAACTCAGCCAGCAATTTGATGCCAGCATCCTCTTGGAAGCCAAGGGCCGCGAAGCCAACGCCGACTCAGTGCTGGGCCTGCTGCTGCTGGAAGGCCACCAGGGCCAACCGGTGACCCTGCACTGTGAAGGCCCCGATGCCGAGGCCGCCCTCAATGCCGCCAGCGCCCTTATCGACGCCGGTTTCGATGAAGAGCAATAA
- a CDS encoding ABC transporter ATP-binding protein, whose protein sequence is MSEALLAVKGLSKVFNADKVPVQALKGLSFAINEGEFVAITGKSGCGKSTLLSILGLLDEASDGDYHLCGQPIRQLSAFQKAALRNRNIGWVFQNFNLVNDMTVMENIVLPLRYNKAVAKSQYRVLAQQVLEQVGLRDKIDSYPEQLSGGQQQRVAIARALVTKPDILLADEPTGNLDSASEEAIFNLFEQLNGEGVTILLVTHSQKLADKCARVLHIQDGELVTEH, encoded by the coding sequence ATGAGTGAAGCATTACTGGCGGTAAAGGGACTTAGCAAGGTATTCAACGCCGACAAGGTGCCGGTGCAAGCCCTCAAGGGGCTGTCGTTTGCCATCAACGAAGGGGAGTTTGTGGCCATTACCGGTAAGTCCGGCTGTGGTAAATCGACCTTACTTTCTATTTTGGGGCTGCTTGATGAAGCCAGCGATGGCGACTACCACCTCTGTGGCCAGCCGATCCGGCAGCTCTCTGCCTTTCAAAAGGCCGCCCTTCGTAACCGCAACATCGGTTGGGTGTTTCAAAACTTCAACTTGGTCAACGACATGACGGTGATGGAGAACATCGTGCTGCCGCTGCGTTACAACAAGGCGGTGGCCAAATCCCAATACCGTGTGCTGGCTCAACAGGTGCTTGAGCAGGTTGGCCTACGCGATAAAATCGACAGCTACCCCGAGCAGCTCTCCGGTGGCCAGCAGCAACGGGTGGCCATTGCCAGGGCTCTGGTCACCAAACCCGATATCCTGCTGGCCGACGAGCCTACCGGCAACCTGGACTCGGCCTCGGAAGAAGCCATCTTCAACCTCTTCGAGCAGCTTAACGGCGAAGGCGTTACCATTCTGTTGGTCACCCACTCCCAGAAGCTGGCGGACAAATGCGCCCGGGTCCTGCACATTCAGGACGGCGAATTAGTCACCGAGCACTGA
- a CDS encoding right-handed parallel beta-helix repeat-containing protein, whose translation MRKAVFLWASLALAAPLAQACNQNVAPGQSIQAAIDALPKDNSPQTLCLQAGTYNIDGLLHIDRSNITLSGAGDASHILMRDDVEQPVLVIGDYQHPEPQAAIRNVVIENLKLTGNHSAKEFMPALPYLSNSVVIVRRGEQIVFRNLTLDRCRSACLLTERQSSNVRIEQNRITGAMWDGVSFNSTRFVVMRGNSVSHNVAAAITAENLEDSYISNNQLVDNGSHGAYLSNSYRNVFEDNTINNNKQAGIYLTCAIRTRSPLICWDNSMSADNTFKDNTLNDNTFGYAVGVDSAANCAKPGFKINVWKDNHSNGPNQQYPALFGRCTTADPES comes from the coding sequence ATGCGAAAAGCCGTTTTTTTATGGGCCAGTTTGGCCCTTGCCGCGCCGCTGGCCCAGGCCTGCAACCAAAACGTGGCGCCCGGCCAATCCATCCAGGCCGCCATTGATGCCCTGCCTAAGGACAACTCCCCCCAGACCCTGTGCTTACAAGCCGGCACCTACAACATCGACGGCCTGCTGCACATCGACCGCAGCAATATCACCCTGAGTGGCGCCGGCGACGCCAGCCATATATTGATGCGCGATGACGTAGAGCAGCCGGTACTGGTGATTGGTGACTACCAGCACCCCGAGCCCCAGGCCGCCATCCGCAATGTGGTGATTGAGAACCTCAAGCTGACCGGCAACCACAGCGCCAAGGAATTCATGCCGGCCCTGCCCTATTTGAGCAACAGCGTGGTGATTGTGCGCCGCGGCGAGCAAATCGTGTTTCGAAACCTCACCCTGGACCGCTGCCGCAGCGCCTGTTTGCTGACCGAGCGCCAAAGTAGCAATGTGCGCATCGAGCAAAACCGCATCACCGGCGCGATGTGGGACGGGGTATCCTTTAACAGCACTCGCTTTGTGGTGATGCGCGGCAATAGTGTCAGCCACAACGTGGCCGCCGCCATCACCGCCGAAAACTTAGAAGACAGCTACATCAGCAACAACCAACTAGTGGATAACGGCTCCCACGGCGCCTACCTGTCCAACTCCTATCGCAATGTCTTTGAAGACAACACCATCAACAACAACAAGCAGGCCGGCATTTACCTGACCTGTGCCATCCGCACCCGCAGCCCACTGATCTGCTGGGACAACTCCATGAGCGCGGACAACACCTTCAAAGACAACACCCTAAACGACAATACCTTCGGCTACGCCGTGGGGGTGGACAGCGCCGCCAATTGCGCCAAACCGGGCTTTAAAATCAACGTCTGGAAGGACAACCACAGCAACGGCCCCAACCAGCAATACCCGGCCCTTTTTGGCCGCTGCACCACCGCCGACCCAGAAAGTTAA